The following coding sequences are from one Halobacteriovorax sp. JY17 window:
- a CDS encoding SirB2 family protein, translating to MISYEVYKVIHILCILLTVAGLAVGYYSTQPKHIKIITGITSLLILVSGMGLLARMGVSHGEGFPGWVMIKMMIWLIIAIAGPVLAKRLSKDIKPKAFWGLVTLFFIAIYFAVNKPL from the coding sequence ATGATCTCTTACGAAGTGTACAAAGTGATTCACATTCTCTGTATTCTATTAACTGTTGCAGGACTTGCTGTAGGTTATTACTCTACTCAGCCAAAGCACATTAAAATTATTACAGGAATTACAAGTTTATTAATACTTGTTTCAGGAATGGGCCTACTCGCTCGTATGGGAGTTTCACACGGGGAAGGTTTTCCTGGATGGGTTATGATTAAAATGATGATCTGGCTTATTATTGCAATTGCAGGACCAGTGCTTGCGAAGAGATTATCAAAAGATATTAAGCCAAAAGCTTTTTGGGGACTCGTTACATTATTCTTTATAGCTATTTACTTTGCGGTTAATAAGCCTCTTTAA
- a CDS encoding potassium channel family protein, with amino-acid sequence MTNSNKIIFKRIFELVTSVEFIGLTVIGNLFIFFCSGIIFFIEKGVNPNLNHFMDAIWWCFSTVTSVGYGDVVPVTVPGKVFGILLMLLGTAMFAIYTALFANAVLGDYAKRFRGLYRGISTEEEQISKSVEELKNIVDNLDQNDKK; translated from the coding sequence GTGACCAATAGTAATAAAATCATTTTTAAGAGAATTTTTGAACTAGTCACTTCTGTTGAATTTATTGGCTTAACCGTAATAGGAAATCTCTTTATCTTCTTTTGTTCGGGAATCATTTTCTTTATTGAAAAAGGGGTTAACCCTAATCTGAATCACTTTATGGATGCTATTTGGTGGTGTTTTTCAACAGTGACTTCTGTGGGCTACGGAGATGTTGTGCCAGTCACGGTTCCAGGAAAGGTCTTTGGAATTCTACTAATGCTCCTTGGAACCGCTATGTTTGCTATTTATACAGCTCTCTTTGCCAATGCAGTTCTCGGTGATTACGCTAAGCGCTTTAGAGGACTTTATAGAGGAATCTCTACAGAGGAAGAACAAATCTCTAAATCTGTTGAAGAGTTGAAAAATATCGTCGATAATCTAGATCAAAACGATAAGAAATAA
- a CDS encoding helicase C-terminal domain-containing protein — translation MTHPLGRWAVIDIETTGIDPSYDQIIDVGYLQYEGTTLIRKYSSLVQYDGKLSQFIKKLTGIDSKMLINAPSWQVVSPEVMDVFGHHLIAHNAEFERSFLSDHFAKIDDGSGRESYEDSLYFLSLLFPNMSSLKLENFICDWKIADSEEHRGFQDSVDLLKVLLVAVATVRKDTALQATVDSLFKKYNLTDYWYYKFFCLSDDELLELAESVELELDSHCDIAWQTLHPVNEKIDAGEKLFSLDFSGDNIKNIFRDEESVKQKTPFYRYRESQETLALRVGQSFKNKIHSLIQAPTGTGKTLGYLIPSALFALSEQKQVLVATGTKTLQHQAVSKDVPQLRKLLGLNDDELKVRQLIGSGNHLCELLFRQSVEEEDLLTNTKDFKEKYTDMFFDLVFFYNSRAHVDDQITRGDLPFVMKRKIEDFSTKENDITVDFRSCTGQSCPFKGDCSYIKGLREAKDANIIIGNHALMFSWPRSFPRPAYVVVDEAHKVEGETTSAFTYEVTEADLNSLNKALIHSQGIGSLFYLLAQHETTEGESTSVITNIRGEITNTQQLLQDHLNGLPTVVESYFKKRPKYTDIFWNEAPMINRKRTDELGMAIYNHLDSIRFIITNLNNYLLPYHSRWDVKELTDENQIVAFTRFEKFVGVLDDVQKALEVALDQPVEKEGYTKSLKYHGEYGLSVSASPVNVGKVLHQGLLEISDSVVFTSATLGNDKGDQGSRGIEWATGYSYLEPERRFKSGFYLPATFDYKNKTKVFLCDDTLPIWDKSFVPQTLKKVSKLIRDLKGRSLLLFSARSRFEVARELLLEEFDGEIPLFIQGMGNNVVEDFKNSESGILLGMESFGEGIDIPGDALQFVFVDKIPDLRMDLVIQDRRDFYESNIGNEFTDYYLSHRTRSLHQKLGRLLRTESDIGGVIVVDSRIRSWKGRTMQQLLKLMEPYQIERTSLDAACEQVKDFVIQ, via the coding sequence ATGACACATCCTCTTGGGCGTTGGGCAGTAATTGATATTGAAACAACGGGGATTGATCCAAGTTACGATCAAATTATTGACGTAGGCTATCTTCAGTATGAGGGAACAACTCTTATTAGAAAGTATAGCTCTCTTGTTCAATACGACGGAAAGCTCTCTCAATTTATAAAGAAGCTCACAGGCATTGACTCTAAAATGCTTATAAATGCGCCGAGCTGGCAGGTTGTTTCTCCGGAAGTTATGGATGTCTTCGGTCATCATTTGATTGCTCATAATGCTGAATTTGAAAGATCGTTTCTAAGCGATCATTTCGCAAAGATTGATGATGGTTCAGGAAGAGAAAGTTATGAAGACAGTCTCTACTTTCTGTCTCTTCTTTTTCCAAATATGTCTTCGCTTAAATTAGAGAACTTTATTTGTGATTGGAAAATTGCCGATAGTGAAGAGCATAGAGGTTTTCAAGATTCAGTAGATCTTTTAAAAGTTCTCCTTGTTGCCGTTGCGACTGTTAGAAAAGATACTGCTCTACAGGCCACAGTGGATAGCTTATTTAAGAAATATAATTTAACTGATTACTGGTATTATAAATTCTTCTGTCTAAGTGATGATGAACTCTTAGAACTTGCTGAGAGTGTAGAGCTTGAGCTGGATTCTCACTGTGATATTGCTTGGCAAACTCTTCATCCTGTAAATGAAAAAATCGACGCTGGTGAGAAGTTATTCTCTCTCGACTTTAGCGGTGATAATATTAAAAATATTTTTAGAGACGAAGAAAGCGTAAAGCAAAAGACACCGTTTTATCGCTATAGAGAATCTCAGGAAACATTGGCCTTAAGAGTGGGGCAGTCATTTAAGAATAAAATTCACTCGCTCATTCAAGCGCCAACAGGAACAGGGAAGACGTTAGGGTATCTCATTCCTTCGGCCCTCTTTGCTCTCTCTGAACAAAAGCAAGTCCTAGTGGCCACAGGAACCAAGACGCTCCAACATCAGGCGGTTTCAAAAGATGTTCCTCAGCTTAGAAAACTTCTTGGACTCAATGATGATGAGTTGAAAGTAAGGCAACTTATTGGATCTGGAAATCATCTCTGTGAACTTCTCTTTAGGCAAAGTGTTGAGGAAGAAGACTTACTGACAAATACAAAAGACTTTAAAGAAAAGTATACGGATATGTTCTTTGATCTAGTGTTCTTCTATAACTCAAGAGCGCATGTTGATGATCAAATTACGAGAGGAGACCTTCCCTTTGTAATGAAGAGAAAGATTGAAGATTTCTCCACGAAAGAAAATGATATCACAGTAGATTTTAGATCTTGTACGGGACAGAGTTGTCCATTCAAGGGAGACTGCTCTTACATAAAAGGACTAAGAGAAGCGAAAGATGCTAATATTATCATTGGAAATCACGCTCTAATGTTTTCATGGCCTAGAAGTTTTCCAAGACCGGCCTATGTAGTTGTAGACGAAGCTCATAAGGTTGAAGGTGAGACAACGAGTGCATTCACTTATGAAGTCACAGAAGCAGATTTAAATTCTCTAAATAAGGCACTCATTCATTCCCAGGGAATTGGCTCACTCTTCTACCTACTTGCTCAACATGAAACAACTGAAGGTGAGAGTACGTCTGTTATAACTAATATCAGAGGCGAGATCACTAATACTCAACAACTTCTCCAAGACCATCTAAATGGTTTGCCGACTGTGGTTGAGAGCTATTTTAAAAAGCGTCCAAAGTATACCGATATATTCTGGAATGAAGCTCCGATGATCAATAGAAAGAGAACAGATGAATTGGGAATGGCTATTTATAATCATCTCGATTCTATTCGTTTTATTATTACGAACCTTAATAATTACTTATTACCATATCATTCGAGATGGGACGTGAAAGAGCTTACAGATGAAAATCAAATTGTGGCCTTTACGCGATTTGAAAAATTTGTGGGAGTTCTAGATGATGTTCAAAAAGCTCTTGAAGTCGCACTTGATCAACCTGTTGAAAAAGAGGGCTATACAAAGTCTTTAAAGTATCACGGAGAGTATGGATTAAGTGTGAGTGCATCGCCTGTGAATGTCGGAAAAGTCCTTCATCAAGGTCTTCTTGAAATTTCTGATTCGGTTGTCTTTACTTCGGCGACTCTTGGAAATGATAAAGGTGATCAGGGAAGCCGTGGTATTGAGTGGGCGACAGGTTACTCATACCTAGAGCCTGAGAGAAGGTTTAAGTCTGGCTTCTATCTTCCGGCGACATTTGATTATAAGAATAAGACAAAGGTTTTTCTCTGTGATGATACTCTTCCTATTTGGGATAAGAGTTTTGTGCCACAGACGCTCAAGAAGGTTTCAAAGTTAATTAGAGATCTTAAAGGTCGAAGTCTTTTGCTCTTTTCAGCTCGTTCAAGATTTGAAGTCGCTAGAGAGCTTCTCCTTGAAGAATTTGATGGGGAGATTCCACTCTTTATTCAGGGGATGGGAAATAATGTTGTAGAAGATTTTAAAAATTCTGAGTCTGGAATTCTTCTTGGAATGGAATCATTTGGGGAGGGAATTGATATTCCTGGGGACGCGCTCCAATTTGTCTTTGTCGATAAAATTCCTGATCTTCGAATGGACCTTGTGATTCAAGATAGAAGAGACTTCTACGAATCAAATATTGGAAACGAATTCACTGACTACTATCTTTCTCATAGAACGAGATCCCTTCATCAAAAACTTGGACGTCTTCTTAGAACAGAGAGTGATATTGGTGGGGTGATTGTTGTGGATTCAAGAATTCGCTCGTGGAAGGGGCGAACTATGCAACAGCTCTTGAAGCTTATGGAGCCCTATCAAATTGAAAGGACTTCTTTAGACGCTGCTTGTGAGCAAGTAAAAGATTTCGTTATTCAGTAG
- a CDS encoding BolA family protein translates to MNFEELTALIQSNIEDAKVQITDLTGSQDHLGLLVVSDVFAGKMLIQQHQMIMDILKEKLKQEIHAVQIKTMTHEQANTQGIQL, encoded by the coding sequence ATGAATTTTGAAGAATTAACAGCTCTTATACAATCAAATATCGAAGACGCAAAAGTTCAGATCACGGATCTAACTGGCTCTCAAGATCACTTAGGGCTACTAGTGGTAAGTGATGTATTTGCAGGAAAGATGCTTATTCAACAACACCAAATGATTATGGATATTTTAAAAGAAAAACTAAAACAAGAAATTCATGCAGTTCAAATTAAGACAATGACTCATGAACAAGCGAATACTCAAGGTATTCAACTATAA
- the grxD gene encoding Grx4 family monothiol glutaredoxin, producing the protein MSNDNPFNILGSDKVPQEGATAVTETSAASDLNERIKALIGSSDIFLFMKGNAAMPQCGFSANSIAILDALNVKYNTFDILSDMDIRQGVKEFSNWPTYPQLYFKGQLVGGNDIITEMYHSGDLAQVLGA; encoded by the coding sequence ATGAGCAATGATAATCCATTTAATATTTTAGGTTCAGATAAAGTACCACAAGAGGGAGCAACGGCCGTAACAGAAACGAGTGCAGCAAGTGACCTTAACGAAAGAATCAAGGCACTAATTGGTTCAAGTGATATCTTTCTCTTTATGAAAGGAAATGCGGCCATGCCACAGTGTGGTTTCTCTGCCAACTCAATAGCAATTCTTGATGCACTTAATGTTAAGTACAATACTTTTGATATTCTTTCAGATATGGATATCAGACAAGGTGTAAAAGAATTTTCAAATTGGCCAACGTACCCACAACTCTACTTCAAGGGACAACTTGTTGGTGGAAACGATATCATTACAGAGATGTATCACTCAGGTGATCTAGCTCAAGTTCTTGGAGCGTAA
- a CDS encoding YebC/PmpR family DNA-binding transcriptional regulator — translation MAGHSKWANIRHRKGAQDAKRGKIFTKLIKEITVAVKTGGGSDPEMNPRLRLALQNARGQNLPKDTIQRAIDKAAGVGGDDYVETTFEGYGPDGVAVFVETATDNNTRTVSSVRAAFNKYNGSLGKDGCLQFIFERKGIFSIEKSKVQMENDDFLMEMIDGGAEDVDFENEEFIVVTTAMEDFGNASNKLSELGIEATEAGLERIATTNKELDPKHIPTFMKLIDVLEDNDDVQKVYHNCEFDESMLEE, via the coding sequence ATGGCAGGACATAGTAAATGGGCGAATATTAGACATAGAAAGGGTGCCCAAGATGCGAAGAGAGGAAAGATCTTCACAAAATTAATTAAAGAAATAACTGTCGCAGTGAAAACTGGTGGTGGTTCCGATCCTGAAATGAATCCACGTCTTCGCCTTGCTCTTCAAAATGCGAGAGGACAAAATCTTCCAAAAGATACCATTCAAAGAGCGATAGATAAGGCCGCAGGCGTTGGGGGAGACGATTACGTCGAAACAACTTTTGAAGGTTACGGACCAGATGGTGTCGCTGTCTTCGTTGAAACGGCCACTGATAATAATACAAGAACAGTCTCTTCTGTAAGAGCTGCATTTAATAAGTATAATGGATCTCTTGGAAAGGATGGGTGCTTACAATTTATTTTTGAGCGCAAAGGAATTTTCTCGATTGAAAAGTCTAAAGTTCAGATGGAAAATGATGACTTTCTAATGGAGATGATTGACGGTGGAGCTGAGGATGTGGACTTTGAAAATGAAGAGTTCATCGTTGTCACCACGGCAATGGAAGACTTTGGTAATGCATCTAATAAACTTTCTGAACTTGGAATTGAGGCCACGGAGGCGGGGCTTGAAAGAATTGCTACTACTAATAAAGAGCTCGATCCAAAACATATCCCAACTTTCATGAAGTTAATTGATGTCTTAGAAGATAACGACGATGTTCAAAAGGTTTATCATAATTGTGAGTTTGATGAATCGATGTTGGAAGAGTAG
- a CDS encoding response regulator, with protein MIERGNYKVLIVDDEPDILELMEEEFNYYGYKTMTADCGVDAIEKIRSNHFDIIVSDYKMPNGNGMAVLDEVNSMSADIRPDFFFVSGQADISIKDAIDAGAKKFFSKPFDLDDLIKEIEKELTSK; from the coding sequence ATGATAGAGCGCGGAAACTATAAAGTTCTCATCGTCGATGATGAACCAGACATTTTAGAACTCATGGAAGAAGAGTTTAACTACTATGGCTACAAGACTATGACAGCTGACTGTGGTGTTGATGCTATAGAGAAAATTCGCTCTAATCACTTCGATATTATTGTTTCAGATTATAAAATGCCAAACGGCAATGGAATGGCTGTTCTCGATGAAGTGAATTCTATGAGTGCAGACATTAGGCCCGATTTCTTCTTTGTTTCAGGGCAGGCCGATATTTCTATAAAAGATGCAATTGATGCAGGTGCGAAGAAATTCTTTTCTAAGCCTTTCGATCTAGATGACTTAATTAAAGAAATAGAAAAAGAGCTTACTTCAAAGTAA
- a CDS encoding rhodanese-like domain-containing protein, which yields MKTFIIMTTLLLLQSCLKPEEVENKSQVVKSMGETIAKQYSDINHLSIEDFQALSKESYVLIDIRSKPEIEISYIPNSITQKFFEENLSNYQGRKVIVYSTIGPRSSKYVRILRDKKFDAYNLQEGILGWAHRKLPLLESGNETHRLHVYTDAWNFAPKGYEGVYK from the coding sequence ATGAAAACATTTATCATTATGACCACATTACTCCTTCTTCAGTCTTGTCTTAAGCCAGAAGAAGTCGAAAATAAGTCTCAAGTCGTAAAGTCTATGGGCGAAACTATCGCTAAACAATATTCTGACATCAATCATCTCTCCATTGAAGATTTTCAAGCTTTAAGCAAAGAAAGCTACGTTCTGATTGATATTCGTTCGAAACCAGAAATAGAGATTAGCTATATTCCAAATTCAATTACACAGAAGTTTTTCGAAGAAAATTTAAGTAATTACCAAGGAAGAAAAGTTATTGTCTACAGCACTATTGGGCCAAGAAGTTCTAAGTACGTTCGAATTTTAAGAGATAAGAAATTTGATGCTTACAATTTACAAGAAGGAATACTAGGCTGGGCCCATCGTAAACTTCCCCTCCTTGAGTCAGGTAATGAAACTCATCGCCTTCACGTCTACACAGACGCTTGGAATTTTGCACCAAAGGGCTATGAAGGAGTTTACAAATAA
- a CDS encoding aminotransferase class IV, with product MYEVTQTFNRKIFKLEDHFERLLYSAMKMDMPLDFSMEDLEKDLIAVLDKLNTSNAYIRIVVTRGEGEIGLDPALATKNNVIIIVKELPPNPSWWYTDGVHMIISHTMRNPKNAIDPRIKSGNYLNNVMAMNEAKKAGAFDAIMLNGKGEITEATTSNIWVIKDGEIITPPIKAGLLGGITRKSLLKIAAENSYNVSERNFDEDFLKSADECFLTSTTKLLVPITKVDNQSIGKGKPGLMTLELLELYKKTNGI from the coding sequence ATTTATGAAGTTACTCAAACTTTTAATAGAAAGATTTTTAAATTAGAAGATCACTTTGAAAGACTACTCTACAGTGCCATGAAAATGGATATGCCACTAGATTTCTCAATGGAAGATTTAGAAAAAGATCTCATTGCTGTTTTAGATAAGCTCAATACAAGTAATGCTTACATCAGAATAGTTGTGACAAGAGGTGAAGGTGAAATTGGACTAGACCCAGCACTTGCCACTAAGAATAATGTCATCATCATTGTAAAAGAATTACCACCCAATCCTAGCTGGTGGTATACCGATGGTGTACACATGATTATTTCACACACAATGAGAAATCCAAAGAATGCCATTGACCCTAGAATCAAGTCTGGAAATTATCTCAATAATGTCATGGCCATGAATGAAGCCAAAAAGGCCGGTGCTTTTGACGCCATTATGTTAAATGGAAAAGGCGAAATTACAGAGGCCACCACATCAAATATTTGGGTGATAAAAGACGGTGAAATCATCACTCCACCGATCAAGGCGGGACTCCTCGGTGGAATCACGAGAAAGTCCCTCTTAAAAATTGCCGCAGAAAACTCTTATAACGTGAGTGAGAGAAATTTTGACGAGGACTTCTTAAAGTCTGCAGACGAATGTTTCTTAACTAGTACTACAAAGCTTCTAGTTCCCATTACAAAAGTTGATAATCAATCTATTGGAAAGGGGAAGCCCGGTTTAATGACATTGGAGTTGCTTGAACTCTACAAGAAGACAAATGGTATTTAG
- the adeD gene encoding adenine deaminase, with protein sequence MIQSKNTQQLTREELKHVLSVARGDGEIDILIKNVKVMDLVNGGINESAIAIAGKTIAGTGLEYLDQKAKRTIDAKGAVAVPGFIDGHLHIESSMMHPFEFERLTLPLGTTTAICDPHEITNVMGDKGFSWFLRCSELMKQNLFVQVSSCVPALPGFETNGGPFPLEKMKAYKSHPNVLGLAEMMNFPGVINAFDEVLDKVEEFQEMNLDGHCPLVQGKALNAYIAAGIQNCHETITQEEGREKLSKGMALIIREGSVAKNLKTLAPLVNDFNSCQCLLCTDDRNPYEIFNEGHINYLVKKMINEIGIEPHVAYRLSSYSAAKHFGLKRLGLIAPGRQADIVLLSDYKNVEISEVFMKGLPVKEHKIEESLKENLEKSKPPIENTMKRSPLSPTEIKFEFSKGTYNVIEIVKDEIITNHLKVKYDGTKFESDDIRKICVIERYGKGVKPALGLVKGSGLSSGAIASSVAHDSHNIIVIGADESDMTIAANKLIEMGGGFCVVKDGKVTASLALPIAGLLSLETAEVLTEGIIELKKACKEVDVHLNEPFIQMAFLALPVIPSLKITDKGLVDVTKFEFIDLKD encoded by the coding sequence ATGATTCAATCAAAGAATACTCAGCAACTCACTAGAGAAGAACTCAAGCATGTACTAAGTGTTGCGAGAGGTGATGGCGAAATTGATATTCTCATTAAGAATGTAAAAGTTATGGATCTTGTAAATGGTGGTATCAATGAAAGCGCTATTGCCATCGCAGGAAAAACTATTGCGGGAACTGGTCTTGAATATCTAGACCAAAAGGCCAAGAGAACTATCGATGCCAAGGGAGCCGTTGCTGTTCCAGGTTTTATTGATGGACATCTTCACATTGAATCTTCAATGATGCATCCTTTTGAATTTGAAAGACTGACTCTTCCTCTTGGAACAACTACTGCCATTTGTGACCCTCATGAAATAACAAATGTAATGGGAGATAAAGGCTTTAGCTGGTTTCTAAGATGTAGTGAACTCATGAAACAAAATCTCTTCGTACAGGTTAGCTCATGTGTTCCTGCCCTTCCAGGATTTGAAACAAATGGTGGACCTTTTCCTCTCGAAAAGATGAAGGCCTATAAATCCCATCCAAATGTTTTAGGACTTGCTGAGATGATGAACTTCCCAGGAGTCATTAACGCATTCGATGAAGTGCTAGATAAGGTGGAAGAGTTTCAAGAGATGAATTTAGATGGTCACTGTCCACTAGTTCAAGGAAAAGCTCTTAATGCTTATATTGCGGCAGGTATTCAAAATTGCCACGAAACAATTACTCAAGAAGAAGGTAGAGAGAAACTATCAAAAGGCATGGCCCTCATTATTAGAGAAGGCTCTGTTGCAAAGAATTTAAAAACTCTTGCCCCTCTTGTAAATGACTTTAACTCTTGTCAGTGCCTTCTTTGTACTGATGATCGAAATCCTTATGAAATTTTTAACGAAGGTCATATCAATTATCTCGTGAAGAAAATGATAAATGAAATTGGAATTGAACCTCACGTTGCTTACAGGCTAAGTTCTTATTCAGCAGCAAAACACTTTGGACTTAAGAGGCTAGGACTCATTGCTCCGGGCAGACAGGCCGACATCGTCCTTCTTAGCGATTATAAGAATGTAGAAATTAGTGAAGTCTTTATGAAAGGTCTTCCAGTTAAAGAGCATAAGATTGAAGAATCATTAAAAGAAAACTTAGAAAAATCAAAACCTCCTATCGAAAATACAATGAAGAGAAGCCCTCTCTCTCCTACTGAGATAAAGTTTGAATTTTCAAAAGGAACCTATAACGTCATTGAAATTGTAAAAGATGAAATTATTACTAATCACTTAAAAGTTAAATATGACGGCACTAAATTTGAGTCCGATGATATTAGAAAAATCTGTGTTATTGAGAGATATGGAAAAGGTGTAAAGCCTGCACTTGGACTCGTTAAAGGCTCCGGATTATCCAGTGGCGCTATTGCTTCTTCAGTTGCTCACGACTCTCATAATATTATTGTGATAGGTGCCGATGAAAGCGACATGACCATTGCCGCCAACAAGCTCATCGAAATGGGAGGTGGTTTCTGTGTTGTAAAAGACGGAAAAGTCACAGCTTCTCTTGCTCTTCCAATTGCAGGGCTTCTAAGTTTAGAAACCGCGGAAGTCTTAACTGAGGGCATTATTGAACTTAAAAAGGCCTGTAAAGAAGTTGATGTTCATTTAAATGAGCCTTTTATTCAAATGGCATTTCTCGCCCTTCCAGTTATTCCATCGCTTAAAATCACTGATAAAGGGTTAGTTGATGTGACAAAGTTTGAGTTTATAGACTTAAAAGACTAA
- the rpsD gene encoding 30S ribosomal protein S4 → MAKATTGKSRFKIQRALGLELPGLGKAGALERRPYGPGVHGNRRKKISDYAVRLKEKQKLVYHYGLREKQLVAYVKQAKKNQTKPWMETLLSTLESRLNNVLFRLNWAPSMSAASQMVAHGQVKVNGKKVDKSSFIVKKGDVITLSDKGYNNQLYKGSIESPRMATVPACYNIEADKKKGTMIDLPLPSDIPFEFEQQFVIEYYWKVK, encoded by the coding sequence ATGGCAAAAGCAACTACGGGAAAATCTCGTTTTAAAATCCAGAGAGCACTAGGTCTTGAACTTCCAGGTCTAGGTAAAGCTGGTGCACTAGAAAGAAGACCATACGGTCCAGGTGTTCACGGTAACAGAAGAAAGAAAATTTCTGACTATGCTGTTCGTCTAAAAGAAAAACAAAAGCTAGTTTACCACTACGGTCTACGTGAAAAGCAACTTGTTGCTTATGTTAAACAAGCGAAGAAAAACCAAACAAAGCCATGGATGGAAACACTTCTATCTACTCTTGAGTCAAGACTGAACAACGTTCTTTTTAGACTTAACTGGGCACCTTCAATGTCTGCAGCTTCTCAAATGGTTGCTCACGGACAAGTAAAGGTTAATGGTAAGAAAGTTGATAAGTCTTCTTTCATCGTTAAAAAAGGTGATGTAATCACTCTATCTGATAAAGGTTACAACAACCAACTTTACAAAGGTTCAATTGAGTCTCCAAGAATGGCCACTGTTCCAGCTTGTTACAATATTGAAGCTGACAAGAAGAAAGGTACTATGATCGACCTTCCTCTTCCATCTGACATTCCATTTGAATTCGAACAACAATTTGTGATCGAATATTACTGGAAAGTTAAGTAA
- the rarD gene encoding EamA family transporter RarD has product MNSGYLAGIFSFGFWGLIALYWKELSAFDSYELLGHRIFWGVLTFLVYILFKKPWGNLKACIDTKKKRQSLYLTTGLIFSNWFVFVWAVGSGHVLEASIGYFINPLINVALGVFILKETLRPRQRVAVVLAFLGLVILLSSGVGRIDISLFLACTFGTYGLLRKRMNIPSMEGLFFEMLLSLTPILIYFFYKEFSGAGLSFFKVSSREQFLAALAGIVTLIPLVTFNYAVKKIPLISVGLLQYIAPTLQFILAVFVYGELFTKSHAYAFSLIWGALIIYTFDLVTSTRTQRVASA; this is encoded by the coding sequence ATGAATAGTGGTTATCTTGCAGGTATATTTTCTTTTGGTTTTTGGGGATTAATTGCTCTGTATTGGAAAGAGTTATCTGCATTTGATTCCTATGAGCTCTTAGGTCATAGGATATTTTGGGGTGTTCTCACATTCTTAGTTTATATTCTATTCAAAAAGCCTTGGGGAAATCTTAAAGCATGTATTGATACAAAGAAGAAGAGACAATCTCTCTATCTTACAACGGGGCTAATATTCTCTAATTGGTTTGTCTTCGTTTGGGCCGTAGGTAGCGGACATGTTCTAGAGGCGAGTATTGGTTACTTTATTAATCCTCTGATTAATGTTGCTCTTGGGGTTTTTATTCTCAAGGAAACACTTAGGCCTAGGCAGAGAGTTGCGGTTGTACTTGCTTTTCTTGGCCTCGTCATTCTTCTTTCAAGTGGAGTTGGGCGTATTGATATTTCTTTATTCTTAGCCTGTACTTTTGGTACCTACGGACTTTTAAGAAAGAGAATGAATATTCCTTCTATGGAGGGGTTATTCTTTGAAATGCTCCTCTCATTAACACCCATTTTGATCTACTTCTTTTATAAAGAATTTAGTGGTGCGGGACTATCTTTTTTCAAAGTGAGTAGCCGTGAGCAATTTCTTGCAGCTCTTGCGGGAATTGTTACTTTAATACCACTTGTGACTTTCAATTATGCAGTAAAGAAAATTCCTCTGATTAGCGTAGGTCTGCTACAATATATTGCACCAACTCTTCAATTCATATTAGCTGTCTTCGTTTACGGAGAACTTTTTACGAAATCACACGCTTATGCATTTAGTTTGATTTGGGGTGCGCTTATCATATATACTTTTGACTTAGTTACTTCTACTAGAACTCAAAGGGTTGCGAGTGCGTAA